CGTGATCGGCCGTACCGTCGGCATCATAATCGTCGGGTATCGCGATGCTGTCCGGAAAGCCGAAATGAAATGAATCGATCTCGCCGGTCGTACGGTCGAGCGTGTACCAGATGCCATTTCGAAAAACGGCCGGATCGGTTCGCCCGTCGCCGGTGTAATCCGCGGGCACCAGGCGGTCATAACCGGCAATGCCGAAGTTTCGGATGTCAACCTTTTGCGTCAGGCTTTCGAGGATGTACCAGTTGCTTTCCCATGAGCGGAACACAGCAACATCGGTCCGTCCGTCGCCGTCGTAATCGGCCGGGACGGGAATATCACCGAGCGTGCCCCAATAGTAGTATCGAGCTTTAGCAACATTATGATCTTCGGTCGAGAATAATACGTACCAAATGCCTGTGTCCGGACGCCATACGGCTATGTCAGCAAGTCCGTCGCCATCGAAATCCGCCGGCACAGGCACGTCCGGCAATGCACCGGTGGGGTAATAGGTCGTTTTACCCCAATAGTGGTAAATCGACGCCCCGGTGCTGCTCAGCTGTATATGCCACACCCCCGTTTCGGGCCGCCAGACCGCAACATCGGTGTCTCCGTCACCATCGTAATCGGCCGGAACCAGAACGTCTGACTCAAGGCCCCAATTTACGGCCGAGAACGAGCCGGTCTCATCCTGCGAACGCGAATACCAAACACCTGTCGACGGCCGGAACACTTCCAGATCGATCGGTTCGGTCGGCTCGCCCTCGATGCCGGCGGCCGAAACAGCCGCAGCGGCGATGCAGATCAAAAGGGCAGTTGCCGTAGATTTAATGATAAGTGACATTTACAAGTCTCTCGTAAATCGGCTCGGTTCGTAAGTTCTTCGTCTATCACGAGACGATGTACGTCCGGCTCTTTTGCGGTTCATCCAACGGTTCTGCCATACGAAACACGGAATCGGCAGATATTCCCGAAAAAAGCCCGACGATCGAACGGCATACGAATTCGACGAATGCATCGCGGCCGTCCGCCTGACTGACAAGTCGAGCAGTATCCTGTAAAATCAACGATATGGCAGCGCGAGCATTGAGCGGGAAACCGATAGCCGACGCTATCAAGGACGAAGTCTCGGCCGAGGTCAAGAAACTCGGTTTTAGGCCGGGACTTGCCGTTGTTCGCGTCGGAGAAGATCCGGCCTCAGCGGTCTATGTCGCGAGCAAGGTAAAGACGACAGAGGACCTCGGGATGCATTCGGAGCATATTCACCTCTCGGCTGAGACCTCGCACGACGAACTTCTCGCGATCATCAAAGGCCTGAACTGCCGCGACGAAATCGACGGCATTCTCGTACAGCTTCCGCTGCCGGGACATATCGATGACCGCGAGATACTCGAAGCGATCGATCCGGCAAAGGATGTCGACGGATTTCATCCGATGAACGTCGGACGTCTGTCGCAGGGACGCGAGGCTCTGGTTCCGTGCACGCCCGCGGGCGTGATCGAGATCCTGAAACGCTCAGATATACCGATCGCAGGTCAGCATGCCGTTATCGTCGGGCGAAGCAACATCGTCGGAAAGCCGATGGCGATGCTGCTTTTGCAGGAGAATGCGACGGTCACGATCTGTCATTCGCGAACGCGCGATCTTGCATCAATAACACGTCAGGCGGACATCATCGTTGCGGCGATCGGGCGTCCCGGATTCATTCGCAGCGAGCATATCGGCGAGGGTGCGACCGTCGTCGATGTTGGTATCAACAGCGTCAGCGACCCGGCAGCGGCCGCTGAGCTTTTCTCGGAGACCGACCTGCCGAAGCGTCTTGCCGCGATCGAGAACCGCGGAGCCACGCTGGTCGGCGACGTCAACCCGAAAGAGGCAAATGAAAGAGCGGGAGCGTTCACACCAGTTCCGGGCGGCGTCGGGCTGCTCACCGTGGCGATGCTGATGAAAAATACCGTCGACGCTGCCAAAATGCGAAGACGTTCTTGACCAATTCTCGAAAAGACGTGGATCGGACCGCTGATCCGCCTCAGAACCCCGTGTTTTTATTTGTAAACTTTGTGCGAATCAATATTTATGAACTTTGACGAATATCAGTCGGCGGCGAGCAATACCGCCTTGTATCCAAGGCGGCTCGAAAATCTGGAATATCCGACGCTCGGGCTTGCCGGCGAAGCGGGCGAGGTGGCAAACATCGTCAAGAAGATACAGCGTGACCATGGCGGGGTCGTCAATGACGACATTCGCTTAAAGCTCAAAGACGAGCTCGGCGATGTGCTTTGGTATATATCAGCCTGTGCGGACGAGCTTGGCCTGACGCTTGCGGAGATCGCAGCGTTCAACGTCAACAAACTGGCAAAGCGTCATGGCCGCTGACCGTTAATGCTAAAAGTAGGACTGACAGGTTCGATCGCGGTCGGCAAGACCTTTGTCTGCGGCATCTTTCGCGAGCTCGGCTGCCATATTCTCGATGCTGATCAGGTGGCTCGTGATGTCGTACGACCGGGAACCGCCGGCCTTCGGGCGATCGCCGAAGAATTCGGTCCTGACGTACTTAGTTCGAGCGGCGAGCTCGACAGAAAAAGGCTTGGGGCGATAGTTTTCGATAATGGCGAGTTGCGTCAAAGGCTCAATGCGATCGTTCATCCGTTAGTGAGGTCAGAGCAGGATAGATGGCTGGCCGAACTCGAATCGAGCGTGCCAAACGCGATAGCGATAGTTGACGCTGCTCTGATGATCGAATCAGGCGGCTACCGAAGGTTTGATAAGCTGATCGTAGTTTGGTGCCGGCCAGAGATTCAGCTCGGCCGATTGATGAAGCGGGACGGCTTGACCGAGGCCGAAGCCTTGAACCGGATAGAAGCCCAAATGCCGCAGAACGAAAAGAAAAGCTATGCCGACATTCTGATCGATACTTCGGGCACCGCAGACGAGACAAGAAAACAGGTAGAGTCGGCCCATGAACTTCTGCTGCGGCTGAGATGAAGAACCGGTGACGCGTTTTACGAACAATCATTCGTTTGCGATCCGACTAACGCGTCGGGCGATCGTATATTGTCTGGCTGGCGTTTCGGTGGTCTCCGTTGGGTGCAACGAGATCAAACAGGCGACACCCGAGCCCTATTTCGCAAGTACTGCTCGTCCGCTCAAGCAGGAGTTTCGATGGAGCAACGGCAAACTCCCCAGCACATCCGATCCTGCGTTTGCCGCGGCATCGCCCGAGACCGATCTTGTCCGCGCAGTATACGAGGGTCTGGTCGAACTCGACGGTAGAACACTTCGCGAAACACCGGCCGCCGCCGAATCGTGGACCGCCGCCGACGATCTGCTGACATGGACATTCATTATCCGGGAAAACGCACGATGGTCTGATGGTTCGCCGCTGACGGCCGAGGACTTTCGCCGGTCGTGGATACGTGCGGCAAAGCTTGGCAGCTCGGCTCCGCATTCTACGCTTTTCCGCAACATCGCCGGCCTCTCTGCCCCTGAAAAGGTCGAGGCGTTACCGATCGACGCCCGAACTTCGAGGATGCTCAATAGCGTCCGGTTTGGCCCGACTGGTGCGGCGACGCCGCAAACCGATCCGGCCGATCCGCCCCGAAATGACCCTGATGCACAAACGGAAACTAACACGGTCGGGACGCCTGAGCCGTCCGGCATAGCGCCGGCAAACGACATTGAGGGCAAGGTCGGAATCACGGCTACCGATGAACGGACGCTTGTCGTTAAACTCATCTCACCTGACCCCGATTTTCCGAAGCTTACCGCACATCCGATCTTTCGTCCCGTTCATCAGGACGACCTGGCACGGTCAACGAAGGGATTGTCGACAGTGACGAACGGGCCGTTTCGTATCGTCAGTTTCAATTCGGACGGCATCGGGATCGAAAGATCGGATACGTATTGGAACAGAAACGCGGTCAAGCTCGAACGCGTCAAATTCATTCCCGCCGAATCTGCCGAAAAGGCGCTGGAAGCATATCGGACGGGTGCGATCGATGCGGTGACGAATGCCGATTTCTCGCCGCTCGTGCTAAAGCTGCTGACGCCGTATGACGATTTTCGAAAGACGACCTTTGCAGCCATCAACTTTTATGAAGTGAATGTCGACCGGCCGCATTTGAATGACCGGCGTGTGCGCGAGGCCTTGGCTATCGCGATCGAGCGCGAACGTCTGACGGATGGCGAACTCGAGGGGACGACGCAGCCTGCTCTCACTTTCACACCATTCGGGTCGGCAACCAGCCGGAGGCTTGTGCAGGACAAAGAACGGGCTCGTGACCTGTTGGAAGATGCAGGCTTTCCGAACGGAAGGGACTTTCCCACGTTGAAACTGGTCGTTAACCGAAACGATACTCAGCAGCGGATCGCGCGTTCGGTGGCGACGATGTGGAAGCAGGTGCTCAATATCGATTCTGAGATCGTGATAAAGGAAGCGTCCGAAATGGACAAGATAAGAAACGACCGCGATTTCGATCTGCTGCGCCGCGGAGTTGTGCTTCCGACGATCGATGAAAAAGAAAGTCTGTCTGCGATATTCGGAGCCAGCCTGACTGCCTATCCCGCTAACCAGGCGACAGCCAGGGGCGACGAGAACACCACCGAGAACGGCGAAGCTGCGAATCGCAGCACACAGCGCAATTCGAACTCTAATACAGGTGCGATATTTCCCGACGGCGTCAATAACGGTCCTTTCCCGATCGATTCTCACGACACAGCTTTGTACGAACTTCGGGCGATACCGCTCTACTTCCCGATGTCCTACTCGCTCGTCAGGCCTTACGTCCTCGGTTTTGAAACCAACAGCCTCGATGCCCCGTATTTACTCAATGTTTCGATCGACGAAACGTGGAAGCCGTAAGTCAGCGGCAGACCGTCCGATGAGCGGCAATACCGCGCGAGATCATCAAAGCATTGCCCGTAACTGTTAACTCATGTTAACTTAAGGGCATTCGATCTTGATGGTCGACTCTCATAAGGCTCCGGATCAACCGTTTTACAATCTACGCTGGAGGATCGATGTTCCCAAAGACCGGCCCTGGCCGAATGATCGCAGGCATTTTGACGGCCGTATTGGTGTGCAATCTGACCGGATGTGTGACGCAGTCGTCAAACAGGTATTTTGGCAGGACCGAAGTTCCTTCCGACAACGTCTTTCGCTATATTTCGGGTTCTGAACCTGAATCGCTCGATCCGCACATCTCATCGGGACAACCCGAGGCACGAATATACTCCGCCCTGTATGAAGGGCTCGTCGATTACCACCCAAAGACGATGCTCCCGATCCCGTCGATCGCAAAGAATTGGCGGATAAGCCCGAACGTCGACGAATTTCTTTTCGAACTTCGCGACAATGCTAAGTGGAGCGACGGTACTCCGATAACGGCCCGCGATTTTGTATATAGCTTTCGCCGCGGCTTCGCCCCCGAAACGCTTTCGAGGACGTCGAGTCTCGGGTACGTAATAAAATATGCCGAGGCTTACAATTCGCACCAGGTTTTTGTTAAAAAGAACGGCGAGTTCGTATTGAAGCGAGACGTGGTGGAGATGAAGACCGTGAATTCGCCCGAGGGCTCGGTGATCGGGCCTAAGACCGCGTTTCACGAATTCATCTCGTCGCCCGAACGGCTGACCGTCGATGAAGATGAAAAGGCCAGGACCAAGGCCGCCGAAGCAAACCCGAAACTAAAGTCGGCTCTCGACGGTGCGGAGCTTGTGCCGGTCACGGCAAATGATATCGGCGTCGAGGCGGTCGATGACTACACATTTCGCATTACGCTCAAGCAATCTGCTCCATATTTTCTCGGTCTCCTCGCACACCAGTTCTTTCGTCTCGTTCCTCAACATACGATCGAAAAACATGGAGCCAATTGGACGCGTCCCGAGAATATCGTCACCTGCGGCCCGTTCAAGATCAAGACCTATCGGCCATATGACATCCTTATCGTTGAAAGGGACAAGAACAATTGGGACGCCGCAAACGTCCATCTCGACGCGATCGAGTTCTTGCCGATCGAAGAGAAATCGACGCAGATGAATCTTTACAAGGCCGGTGCGATCGACGCGTTTCTCAATCACACCGTTCCTTCGCCTTGGATCGACGAGATAAAACAGTATAAAGACGAATGGATGAACCTGCCCGAAAATGCGACGGCGTACTACAGCATGAACCTGCAAAAGCCGCCGTTTAACGATCCGAGGGTGAGGCAGGCTTTCAACAACGCAGTCGACCGCGTCGCGCTCAGCGAACTTCGAAAGGTAACAAAGCCGCTGTATGACCTGACGCCGTCGGGCATATTTCCGGACTACGATAAGGCGAGGGCAAAGGTCAGCGAGGAGATGCGGACCGCAAAGGGCGTGTCGCAGGAAGAATGGGCGACCCGAAACAAGCTCAACCCGGAGCGTGCCCGCAAGCTGTTGACCGAGGCCGGATTCCCGGTCGTCCGGATCGGCGACGACTACGCTTGCCCGACGTTCCCTACCGACAAGGTATCGCTGCTGTTCAACACCAACGAATCGAACCGGCAGATCGCCGAATTCGTCCAGGCGCAATGGAAGAAGCACCTCGGCATCACGATCCCGTTGAAGAACATGGAATTCAAGACATTTCTTCCGCTGCGAAACTCGCTCGAATACGATGGGTTTGCCCAGAGCCTGTGGTCGGGCGACTACATGGATCCGTACACCTTCCTGAGCCTTCACTACGGAAAACAGAACGACGGCGGAGCCGGATTTGCGGATCCTAAATATGACCAGATGCTGGACGATGCAAACAGCGAACTGGATGAACAAAAGCGATACGAGCTGCTTGCCCGCGCCGAGTTTTATGTTATGGAACAACTTCCGGTGATCCCGCTGACGATAAACGCGACCAACTGGATGAAAAAACCCTATATCAAAGGCCTTTATCCGAATCCGGGCACGCTGCATCCGTGGAAGTTCGTTTATATCGAGCGCGACCGGACGAAATGGGACACCGACGTCGAGAACATAATGGAAGTCGCCGACCCGCAGGTCGAGGCTGAGTTGAAAGCCCTTTCAAGCACGCTCGAAAAACCGGCCGCCGCGGCAAAGTGACCGATCATATGCTTAGCTTCATCCTGCGCAGATTGATAATCATCATCCCGATGGCTTTGCTCGTCGTGACGCTGACGTGGGCGCTCGTCCGTGTCGCGCCCGGAAATTTTTACGATAACGAAAGGAACATTCCGGCGGCTGTCCGCGAGAACATCAAGAAAAAGTACGGACTCGACCAGCCGTGGTACAAGCAGTACTGGACGATGATCTCGAACGTCGCTACCGGCGATTTTGGCGAATCAGTAAAGTATCAGGGCCAATCGGTGAACGAGATAATCGCACGCCATTTGCCATATTCGGCGATCATCGGCGTTTTTGCTTATTTTCTCGCGCTTTCGGTCGGTCTGGTCGCGGGCACGACTGCCGCATTGCGCCAGAATTCGTCGTTCGATTACATCTCGATGTCATTTGCGATGCTCGGGCTTTCGGTGCCTAACTTCGTTCTTGCACCGATCCTCGTCCTGGTCTTCTCGTTTTGGCTTTACTGGTTTCCGCCTGCGCGTTTAGGCAGCTATTGGGCTCTCGTTTTGCCGGTCATCACGCTTGCCGCAATTTATACCGCCTACATCGCCCGGCTGACGCGGGCCGGAATGCTCGAGGTTATGCGG
The DNA window shown above is from Chloracidobacterium sp. and carries:
- a CDS encoding VCBS repeat-containing protein, producing the protein MSLIIKSTATALLICIAAAAVSAAGIEGEPTEPIDLEVFRPSTGVWYSRSQDETGSFSAVNWGLESDVLVPADYDGDGDTDVAVWRPETGVWHIQLSSTGASIYHYWGKTTYYPTGALPDVPVPADFDGDGLADIAVWRPDTGIWYVLFSTEDHNVAKARYYYWGTLGDIPVPADYDGDGRTDVAVFRSWESNWYILESLTQKVDIRNFGIAGYDRLVPADYTGDGRTDPAVFRNGIWYTLDRTTGEIDSFHFGFPDSIAIPDDYDADGTADHAVFRQGTWYVFQSSTASIVSHTFGLATDIPLASLKTKPSIVGVP
- the folD gene encoding bifunctional methylenetetrahydrofolate dehydrogenase/methenyltetrahydrofolate cyclohydrolase FolD, translated to MAARALSGKPIADAIKDEVSAEVKKLGFRPGLAVVRVGEDPASAVYVASKVKTTEDLGMHSEHIHLSAETSHDELLAIIKGLNCRDEIDGILVQLPLPGHIDDREILEAIDPAKDVDGFHPMNVGRLSQGREALVPCTPAGVIEILKRSDIPIAGQHAVIVGRSNIVGKPMAMLLLQENATVTICHSRTRDLASITRQADIIVAAIGRPGFIRSEHIGEGATVVDVGINSVSDPAAAAELFSETDLPKRLAAIENRGATLVGDVNPKEANERAGAFTPVPGGVGLLTVAMLMKNTVDAAKMRRRS
- a CDS encoding nucleoside triphosphate pyrophosphohydrolase family protein codes for the protein MNFDEYQSAASNTALYPRRLENLEYPTLGLAGEAGEVANIVKKIQRDHGGVVNDDIRLKLKDELGDVLWYISACADELGLTLAEIAAFNVNKLAKRHGR
- a CDS encoding dephospho-CoA kinase; this encodes MLKVGLTGSIAVGKTFVCGIFRELGCHILDADQVARDVVRPGTAGLRAIAEEFGPDVLSSSGELDRKRLGAIVFDNGELRQRLNAIVHPLVRSEQDRWLAELESSVPNAIAIVDAALMIESGGYRRFDKLIVVWCRPEIQLGRLMKRDGLTEAEALNRIEAQMPQNEKKSYADILIDTSGTADETRKQVESAHELLLRLR
- a CDS encoding peptide ABC transporter substrate-binding protein, with the protein product MTRFTNNHSFAIRLTRRAIVYCLAGVSVVSVGCNEIKQATPEPYFASTARPLKQEFRWSNGKLPSTSDPAFAAASPETDLVRAVYEGLVELDGRTLRETPAAAESWTAADDLLTWTFIIRENARWSDGSPLTAEDFRRSWIRAAKLGSSAPHSTLFRNIAGLSAPEKVEALPIDARTSRMLNSVRFGPTGAATPQTDPADPPRNDPDAQTETNTVGTPEPSGIAPANDIEGKVGITATDERTLVVKLISPDPDFPKLTAHPIFRPVHQDDLARSTKGLSTVTNGPFRIVSFNSDGIGIERSDTYWNRNAVKLERVKFIPAESAEKALEAYRTGAIDAVTNADFSPLVLKLLTPYDDFRKTTFAAINFYEVNVDRPHLNDRRVREALAIAIERERLTDGELEGTTQPALTFTPFGSATSRRLVQDKERARDLLEDAGFPNGRDFPTLKLVVNRNDTQQRIARSVATMWKQVLNIDSEIVIKEASEMDKIRNDRDFDLLRRGVVLPTIDEKESLSAIFGASLTAYPANQATARGDENTTENGEAANRSTQRNSNSNTGAIFPDGVNNGPFPIDSHDTALYELRAIPLYFPMSYSLVRPYVLGFETNSLDAPYLLNVSIDETWKP
- a CDS encoding peptide ABC transporter substrate-binding protein — protein: MFPKTGPGRMIAGILTAVLVCNLTGCVTQSSNRYFGRTEVPSDNVFRYISGSEPESLDPHISSGQPEARIYSALYEGLVDYHPKTMLPIPSIAKNWRISPNVDEFLFELRDNAKWSDGTPITARDFVYSFRRGFAPETLSRTSSLGYVIKYAEAYNSHQVFVKKNGEFVLKRDVVEMKTVNSPEGSVIGPKTAFHEFISSPERLTVDEDEKARTKAAEANPKLKSALDGAELVPVTANDIGVEAVDDYTFRITLKQSAPYFLGLLAHQFFRLVPQHTIEKHGANWTRPENIVTCGPFKIKTYRPYDILIVERDKNNWDAANVHLDAIEFLPIEEKSTQMNLYKAGAIDAFLNHTVPSPWIDEIKQYKDEWMNLPENATAYYSMNLQKPPFNDPRVRQAFNNAVDRVALSELRKVTKPLYDLTPSGIFPDYDKARAKVSEEMRTAKGVSQEEWATRNKLNPERARKLLTEAGFPVVRIGDDYACPTFPTDKVSLLFNTNESNRQIAEFVQAQWKKHLGITIPLKNMEFKTFLPLRNSLEYDGFAQSLWSGDYMDPYTFLSLHYGKQNDGGAGFADPKYDQMLDDANSELDEQKRYELLARAEFYVMEQLPVIPLTINATNWMKKPYIKGLYPNPGTLHPWKFVYIERDRTKWDTDVENIMEVADPQVEAELKALSSTLEKPAAAAK
- a CDS encoding ABC transporter permease, with the protein product MLSFILRRLIIIIPMALLVVTLTWALVRVAPGNFYDNERNIPAAVRENIKKKYGLDQPWYKQYWTMISNVATGDFGESVKYQGQSVNEIIARHLPYSAIIGVFAYFLALSVGLVAGTTAALRQNSSFDYISMSFAMLGLSVPNFVLAPILVLVFSFWLYWFPPARLGSYWALVLPVITLAAIYTAYIARLTRAGMLEVMRSDYIRTARAKGLDERTILFRHAIRGGIIPVVSFTGPALAALLAGTVVVEKVFAIPGLGNIFIQSVFNRDEPLTLGIVAFISILIMLFNLIVDISYGFLDPRIRYE